The stretch of DNA ACTTAATGCTTTGTGTAAGTAGCTCTGTATCAACATGATATAATATTGGTGCATGTCATGGAGTTGCTCTCCCTCTTTCTAAACTTGTGTGATCaacaatcataagttatcttgtaTTGGTGTTTTGTGGAATTCCCCAAGATCTGTAATCTTGGGTTTCTGGGTTTACTTTCATCAGTAAATCTTCATGGATATGATAAATCATTTGAACAAACGATCATTGATGGCTtcaacatgagattttttttactCCAATGCTACCATTCCTCCTAGTTGGGACCTCTCTAATGCTATTCCTATTAAAGATTTCAGACCTATTATTTTTGTAATATTTTATACAAAATTCTTGCAAAACTTTGTTCAATAAACTTAAATTTCATATGCCAAGGACATGATTAGCATCTTTATTGTTAATGGGCATGACATGCACATCACGTCTTATTTTAAATGCAAGCATCATCTCATCCTTGTAGGCTTAACCTAGAAAAGGTCTTGGTCTCTATTTCCTTGGATGCTATCAAGAAGAACACATGCTATCGATAACACCATTTCTAAACCGTATGATTTGATCTTTCTCGAGCTCTAATTTAAACGTTGTAGGAGGTTCTATCGAACAAATCAAATCCAATATCCATATTAATCAAATGACCAATTGGGACCTCATTGAAATTCTCACCATATCTCACGCAACATCTCGAGTTGAATAATAAAatccattattttttaaaatttaaagagATAACAAACTGATGCATTTAACTATATTTAATGATGGTCAACTATCATTATTAATGTTGTTCAACCATCATTACACATTACCATGGCCCTGTTCATGGGTGTCCATCCAAACTGTTTGATCTTTGAGCAATCAGAAGCTATAAAACAACGAGACTAAATCAACCAAGACAAAATATCATTCGTTGATAGTAACCGCTCACAAAGAAAAGataaccaatatatatatatatatatatatatatatatatatagtatcttCTTCAATGTTGCTCGATTACTGCGTCGTCGGTGCCGACTCAGTTACCCAACGACGTCAATGCAGATGTAGAGCATCGGCATCAGTGTTACCCTCTTTATCCCGTCCCTTCGTCTCATCCTTTATCGTTGCTCTTCCTTCTCATCGATCATAATCACCCATGGCCTCCAGCATTGTCGTCATCCGTTGTCACCGAAAACGTAATTGgaatgttgaaattatctttttgcctatTATTTTCTTACTCTCATTGATAACACTGacaatattatgataaatagagCTATATGTTTTATTTTAATAACTATGGAGATttaaatgtaaattttttaagtctaacaCCGGGATACTAAAAGGGTTTAACTATAGGAGATAATACATAATTAACCCAATGATAATTGATTATAAATTGGTAtattaaaaatcataaaaatattttctagCATGTCATTATCTTTGTTGAAGTAAAATTTTTTGAATATAAATGCAAATGTATaatgtaaatattattttatcttttaaaaataaattttctaatttttttcacaTAAAGTATTCTAATTTTGCTTTATTCTCATGTAACATTCTTTAGTGGATGTAAATTTATCTAAACAAAaacaaatattaatattaaattagaATATATAAAGGAGAATGTAGTATCAGTTTGAATAGATTAAAAACATCAAAATGAACATAAATATCTTAAACTTGTCACTTAATTCCTAACAGCTCTTCCTTAACTCCTTCCATTCAATTTCTTTTTCTTCCCATTCTTCTACTTCTTTTCTTAATTACCAAAACATCTTTTATCATCAATgacacaaaataataaaaaataaataatcaaataaaacgaactgaaaataaaaaaagagataaaaaaatattatcttttacaCTTATTAGATTGATTTAACGTTTTTAAGATTTAAGAGGATGGATTATAGATTTCAAAGATGATGTTCTGAACATTTTTACACCAACCtgaaaaatatcatcttttatgTCACTTTATATCAACCCAAAAGATCTCATATTCCAAACAAATTgagtaattataaaaaaaaatataattaattaaggaattatatttaataaaattatattttatcattttttagcaATCTTCTTTTATAACTCAAGTAGAGATCAATTACCTTAATTGACCAAGTAAAACACTTGTTTCTCCTGCAGGGAAGTCATCAATGTAGATCATAGATTATCACTGTCAGATTGGAAAATGAAGAAAACCTCATGTTAGCCAAAGGTCCAGGTTAGTTAATAGGCAATTCTGGGACTGGAAATAAGCCCTTTGTGATATCAATCCTCATCCATGAAGCAAGCCATGCATTTGCAAACATCAAAAATGCAACACAGAGTAGAACTCAGATCAGAGGAACTTCATTGACCACATAAATTTGGCATACAAACCACTAACAGCTGTCCTGAACATAGCACCAATTTGATATTCCTCccattttaaataaattaatcactagccaaactggaagagaagaagaagagcaacaacaacaactactGATAAAGCTTCTATTTCATGCATGATGCCCTGTAACATCATGTAGCTTGGTGCCACTAGGAGCTCATATTCACTATTATCTCAAGTGATTTATACCAAGTGAACATCTGATAGAGACTACAAACAAAACATGTGCAGCAATCTCTCCCAACTTCTGACaaatccctccctccctccctctcctctcttggaagttcaATTTATGCTGCAGTACTGAGTCATTTTGATCTTTCACAGCTTttacaagaagcaaaaaaaaatacaaagaggaaaagaaaatagTTCACATGCAAAAGAATGCCCTTATCATTGATCAAGTACTTGGATGCCATTTGAAGTTAAAACAATTAAGAATGCCCTGCCCTGCAGTAAGCATAGTAAAAACCCTCCAAAAGAAAACCCCTCTTATGTATATCATCAATTCCACAAGGACAGCTGCTTGTTATATTTCTAGCAAATGTCAAAACAAATCATGATAATCTCCTTAGATCAGAAATCATAATAAAGAAATTATGTTTGCTATCACCAATCAACAGAGGTATTCAAAAGAAGAATTAATATGGAAAATGAGATTTGCAGGAGTATTCAACAACAAGAAGCAAGGAAAACAGTACAATAAATATAAGGAAAAGGCCATTCCCATGGATGGCCACCATTAGGGGGACTCCACAACAGAGGAAAGTTGATGGAGAAGAACACAACAAAGATGCACACAGTATCCAAAAAGCAAGTTGCTTTTTGTCCTGCTTTTTTCTACACAACCTGTGACAAAAAAGACTAAATACAAGAGCACTACCTTCTCCATCTTCCCAGCCCGAAGAAGACATTTGGttcatcatcttcttcatgtCTTCCTTCCCCTTCTTCGTATGGGTAGCCCACCCAAAGACTAAATGCAAACCCACCTCACCTCATCACGGCCAAAGATGGCACCTTCGACAGAATTCACTCGGGATTGTGGGACTTGCTCAGGCATTCGAGGACTTCGGTTCGGCTCCTCACTATTCGAAGGAAGACCTCCCTCACCTGGCGCTCCAGTGGGTCTAAGCCCTCTTTCAAGGCACTGCAAACCTCCACTAACTCTTCTACCCCCTGCCTCAGCTCCGTATCCTTCTCCTCTGTCAATGGGAACTCGACGGGATCCAACAACTCAGCCAGGTGGCGGCTGCACTTCTCGATCTGTTGGATCTCCTTCAGCAGCCCGCACGAGTTCTTCCTGTCTTTTTTCTTCGATTCCTCGAAGATCCGCTCGTGGAGCGAGGTGATCGATGCGGCCCAGGGTAAGTTCCGGGGGACCGAGAAATGGGTCTGGAGGCCGCGGTCCTGGCACGGGATTGCCGCCACGAGAGCCCACACCACGAAGAAGAGAACCGAGCTCATGGTGAACACGGGGAAGGCGAGGCCATTGGTCGCGGAGACCTCGTTGCCACGAGGCACCGCGAGGTTGTTGCCGATCGCCTGGAGCTGCCGTGCAGCGGACCACGAGCGGGAGACGCTCCACGAGGAGGAGCGGAAGTGGCAAGCAGAGGCGGCGGCCCCGCCGCTGCCGGTGCGGCGGTGGTGCGTCTCCTTGCTGGAGCGGCCGAAGGAGCGGTTGCGGTGGTTGAGGATGGACCCGCCGGCAGTCTCCTTCTCGTCGAGCATGAGGATGGTGAGGTCGGTGAGGGCCTTACGGGCGCGGCGGAGCTGGCCCTCGCCGAGGGGCCGGCCTCCATTGAGGGCGGCGAGGGCGATCTCGAGGTGCTGGCGCCACAGGCGGAGCTGGTCGACGCCGTCGCGGATGGCGTTGCAGACGTCGAGCGCCTTGACGGCGCGGTCAAAGAAGTCGGAGAGGAGGCGGTCGAGGGGAGGCCGGGCGAGGAGCACCCGCTGGCCCTTGCTGCAGCTGAATAGAATCACGCGGAACTCCTCCTGGCAGATGAGGAAGCTGTCGAGCAGCCTGCGGACCCAAGCGAGGGAGAGCAGCTcgtcggcggcagcggcagcggcagcggcagcaggaggaGAAGAAGCGAGGTCGACGAACAGGTCGGCGACGTGCTTCTGGAATACCTCCAGCTCGAGGTCGTGGGCGGCACCGCCACCGGGGGAATCGTGGTGGTGCCCGTCGACGGTGTGAACCTGGTCGCGGCGGATGCTCAGGATGGAGCGCCCGATGGACGCGAAGGGGACGGACGAGCCCTGGAAGTCCGTGGCCGGCATGATCGCATCACCCAACAGCAGCAACGATTCCTCAACAATTCTCCGATTCTTGTCAGAATTCGAGGTCTCGGAGCAGAAGAATTGGGGGAAAAAGATCCGATCTTTCGGGAGCAgccgtgaagagagagagagagaaggaggagCAATAAAGCAGGGAAGAACGGGGAAGTAAAAATAAGGGGTACCCCAACCGAGGACGAGAGGCCACGTGGACGGAGCACAAGTGGGCTCCCACGGGTGCTTGGCCGAGAGCGGTTTGCGGTGAGGTGTGGGGTCGGTAGATGAGGACGGACCGAGTGCGGTCTAATTCTTGCGGTGCTCGCTCGGCCGTGGAACGGTTCTCGCGGGTGTTTTTACACATACATCCTTGCAACCTTCTGGAATACCATAGTTgccctttcaaatttgaatattaCACGTGTCCTCCTTTAGTAAACCTGcatcaaaaaataataaatttaattattattaaccaTGAATATCTCTAGTTAGTTTGATTTAAATATATAACTATATTGTaaatatatctaacattttattataacaataataaacaaatagaaataaattcattaatttttgCATGAAAATAAATTACAATAAACCATATGCAAAGATTTTAATTGTTGAGATAAAAATCCTATCCTCACTACTTGccaatttaaattaaattaaatgaacaaaaatataaaattcattaattttatgggaaaataaaatatttcttggcTTTCGTCTATTTCTAATAGACAAGGTATCAAAAATGTTAATGCACGTCACGGGTAGGCATCATTCAAGCATGAGCAAAAGCAGTTATGTAAGACAATGGAAGGGTCAGCACATCAACTAACTCAACAACGACAAGAATGAAGGAGTATTATATCATGGCATTCGATTCAGTTTTCCCTCCATGGTGTGAAGGCCAGAGGACATGATACAGCTAAGCCTCCACTCTGTCAAGTCAAGCGTGCTGGGGACACGTAAAAGAGTGTTGCGAGTTTACATCCCAGGCAATACATTCCCATATGGGCATCCCACTCGTCCGCATGATTACTGAAAcgaaaaataaagaaataaataaaatattattttttgttctacatcTAGGTGTTATCACTTTTGATAAGGATAAGAGCAAAAAACAAATGTGAGAATACATCAAAATTGATACGGGATTTGGAAGAGAAAAATAATGAACACAATGTTGTCTCTGCGAGTAGATAGATTATTTCCAAAATAAATTGGCAAGCAAAATAATAACCATGACAGTATGAGCATCTAAAAGAAAGTGGAAGATTTTCGTTAtatttggatcaaattattcgTCTTAAAACACAATAAGGTGTGAATCAACCTTAGTTCAATCTATTGTTGTTTCAAAGACATATCCAAGTTTAAACTATAAGAATAAATCCTGATGTGCATCAAGACCATGAAACCAAATCAGATGATGTCGACTCTTTCACATCGGAATTCTAATCGATCTTAGTTCAGTTCACTCATGAGATTGAGAAATACTGATTCATAAGTTGTTCCACTTGTACACATTAGCAGGCACAAAAAAAAGGACTGAAGTGCTCTTGTTATACAACATAAGCAAGCATCTTGGAAAAAATTTCCAGTAATGAAAAAGTGCATAACCATTTAAATCAATGTGTATGCAAGACCACTGCAAAAGCAGACTGCAATTCGACTTGTATTGATTAAATGGCACGAGTAAAAGCATACAAAGTCTAAAGCAAGAATCTTGTACATGCTTCATAAAGACTCTGAAATTGTGTTCTTGCACTATGATGGATTTACTTTTATTGAAAAAGCATGTGTAGAGTGATAGGATGGGGGAAGAGGCATTCCTTTtctgatatattttaaaatactaAAGAAAATGTGAATTAATTTGTAATTTTACATTGCCCCAAAGGTCTCTATACAAAATGATGGGCAGCAGTTGCTTATGGTTGTAGGCCATCTAGTGCAGCATTAAGGTTGACCGTTGACCTAAGTAatcgactttttttttttctttactcttAGATCTGAACTCTTCTCAACCAAGCTATCCAATTCCTCTCCTTGTGCTAATGCACTAAATTGTCTAGACTATTTACTCATTCCCTTTTATGCGATTTGATTAGAAGGGTTGATAATGTAAGAAGTTGACATAATGGAGATACTGTATCGAAGTATAATAATAACATGCATCAGTAGGGGAATCTTCTTCTGCTTACATGCCATACAGACAACACTTGAGGTATTAGACTTAAATTACTGCGAGCAGAAGCCCCAGTATTACATCAGCCATGCCACACCTTTCGCAGGTTAAAGGCATATGTAGAAAGAAGGCGAAGGGGAATAACAGCATTCACCAATAGGCAACAAAATATGGGACACCATTTACCTAACAAATTTAGAAGCATTCCACCCAAGCAACTATAACACAAAAATTACATCATTAACACAAGTATTTTTTTCATATAGATCAAGAAAAATTGATTTCTGAATAAGATCCCAGCTTTGAACCAGTCAACCAACTTGAAACAAACGAAAAGACTCACTTTGTGTCATGTGCTGTATATTAGACAGCATATTTAAGTTGTATGCTCTTAACATCTAGTCATTTTATATTTTCTCATTTGTAGGACGGATGCCCAAAAAATGCAAATTTACACATATTCATTTCAGTTGTAGCTCTCCTAGCAAGACAAAAAGGCAAAATTTGAAGCATATTGCACATCATGGTTAAAAAATCTTCAACTTGGATGCACAAAGTTCATTTATGAAAACTTACTGAGATAATTTTAGTCTGATCCAAATCCCTCTGAATTTTAAACAATTTGTCAGCTTCTGCAGGATCCTATACAAAGGTAAAACCAATTTCTAAGATAGCAAGGATTTAAACAAAATCAACCAGTAAGAGTGATCAAtgaaataactcaaaggctatccaTGAGAGTTTCCCTTGATCACGAAAATTTTGTTTGATAAACATTTTAATGCATTCAATTAGGACTAACAGTTGTGAAGTGTATAACTTGTGATGGTTGACTCAGATTGATCCGGGCGAAAGAGACAACATGCCTCTGCTTCAAAACAGAGCCCATTGCCAGCTtggcatgatcaaattttttcttCGGATCAAAATGTCCTCTGTGCATCTACACACCAATCTGCGGATGAACTCGCACAAGTTTCAGTGCAGAAACAGGGATATGCAGCAACAGATTTGAATGGAGATTTCAATGGAACTGCAGAATGCGTGGATTCTTGGTTCTTGTCCACAGCAAAGATCAGAAAGGTGAATCTTCTACTGTTACTAGATAAGTGAATGGAAATATTTCTAACTGCGATGATGCTGTGATGCTCATCATTGAGATTGAAATACTTGAAGTTGCATTGTAGTACTGCTGTGTTATCAAGATTGGATCATGCAGAAAAGCCATTGTTAACTAACAAATGTACTGCAATGAGAAAATGTTAGTTTGCTCACAATTTTGTTGAAGGTACAGGAATTCCTACTATTCAAAGGCTGGAACGGAAATGGTTAAGACTGATGGTTCTTCGACAGCAGAGGTTTCTGATCAACAAAAGATGGCTCCTACTGTCTGAACTTAATATGGATGATAAAAGAATTTGAAACGAAATCAGGAATATTGATATCCAATCAACTACGACATCAAATTTCATATCTCAAACATATGAAAAGTTTTTACTATCAAGGTTACCTATGAACAAGTTCAAGAGACCCATGCTATGCTGGTACAAGGTTACATGGCTTAAGAGGACTCCAAGACATGCTGTAATTGCATGGCGGGCAATATAAAACAAACTGATGAAACAAGACGGATAAGTCAGTCGGCAATCACCTTTCATGCAGGGGGTAATGTCATTTGTTAAGAGTACTCTTTGCAGTAACAGTGTTGGCTGCAAGTGCTGTGCTTTGGTCCTTCATGTATAGACATGTATatctcttatacattttttgttttcttgttttgatATAAGATACttctaattacaaaaaaaaaaagaatcttcaTTGAATAACACAACTATAAAACCAAATTCTACTGTCTCAAAGTTTTTCAGTTAAGAAAGGCACAAACCTGAAATTTTGTTAAACCTTCAGTCAAATATGGCCATGCTTGAGTAGTATATTCCCTTACAGCTCTCCAAGAGTTGCCAAAGTTCTTCTGACACTCGTCCAGTGCCTTTTAATAGCATTTAACTTATGTAAGACTTATGACCAGCAGCTAGAGACAAATACTAGGCTTAGCAAAGTAACTACTCTAACTATCAAAGAATGTGAAAAAAACTTGTCGAGTCAATAGGCATAAGGAATTGGAAAGAAAATTCCATGGTGAAATATGTTCCATGCACCAGAACAAACTAGCATTAAACCAAATTTCCACTCATTTTTATGATAATACTTATCCTTTTCTACGTAAGAAGGATATATACCGATCATCTTGACATGGGCCGGTATTCAAAGACAATATTTCACaacagataataacaaataaccaTCGATTCTCCCCCAAAATTGTGATTATAATGCAGCCTGAAATTATAATATGATAAAGAAAATAAGCATAAAAAGCACTTAAAATTCAATTCTTGCCGGAATAGTCAAACCATGTGGAAAGCACCCGTTAGGTAAAATCGAGATTGATGATAAGAAAAGCATGACTGGGGGGATTCAAAGGCAGACCTTTCGAGTTGGACGGATTGGCGCTTGGCGGCGGTGCGAGCGACGAAGGGGATGACCTTTCTGGCGGTCGCACTGCCGAGGTATCCTAAGTGGCTGACGTCGGTAGCGTCGGCGAAGACCACCGGATCCGCCGCCTCGGACAAAGAGGAGGGCGGCGATCTACATCTCCGCGCGGCCGATCGgagagaggaggacgaggaggaaagCTTACGGGAACGTAAGGCGAAGGGAT from Musa acuminata AAA Group cultivar baxijiao chromosome BXJ2-11, Cavendish_Baxijiao_AAA, whole genome shotgun sequence encodes:
- the LOC103972571 gene encoding protein BYPASS1-LIKE-like, translated to MPATDFQGSSVPFASIGRSILSIRRDQVHTVDGHHHDSPGGGAAHDLELEVFQKHVADLFVDLASSPPAAAAAAAAADELLSLAWVRRLLDSFLICQEEFRVILFSCSKGQRVLLARPPLDRLLSDFFDRAVKALDVCNAIRDGVDQLRLWRQHLEIALAALNGGRPLGEGQLRRARKALTDLTILMLDEKETAGGSILNHRNRSFGRSSKETHHRRTGSGGAAASACHFRSSSWSVSRSWSAARQLQAIGNNLAVPRGNEVSATNGLAFPVFTMSSVLFFVVWALVAAIPCQDRGLQTHFSVPRNLPWAASITSLHERIFEESKKKDRKNSCGLLKEIQQIEKCSRHLAELLDPVEFPLTEEKDTELRQGVEELVEVCSALKEGLDPLERQVREVFLRIVRSRTEVLECLSKSHNPE